The nucleotide window ACCGCGAGCTGCTCGGCGCCCTGCGCACGCTTCCCGAGGAACAGCGTGCCGCTCTGGTCCTCGTCGACATGCAGGGATACCCCGTCGCCGAGGCCGCGACGATCCTCGACATCCCGACGGGAACGGTGAAGAGCCGCTGTGCACGGGGCCGTGCTCGGCTCCTGCCTTTGGTCACCCATCTGCGCACCGACGACGGGGGTAGCAAACCCGCGAGCGGGGGAAGGAACCGGGCGCAGGGGACATCCGTCCCACCGACGGCAGGGCCGAAGGACACAGGTGCCGTGAAGGGCGGAGGTGGGCGAGCGTGACATCGACTACCGGCACGGGGGAGCACCCCACGGGTGAACACCCGGAGGTCTGCGAGATCTCCGAGCTCACGGACGGACTGCTGTCCCCCACGCGCACCGCGGAGCTGCGCCACCATCTCGCCGCCTGTGCGCTGTGCGAAGACGTCCATTCCTCCCTGGAGGAGATCCGGGCGCTGCTCGGCACACTCCCCGGGCCGGTGCGGATGCCGGCCGACGTTGCCGGCCGCATCGATGCCGCCCTCGCGGCCGAGGCGCTGCTGGATGCCATCGCTCCCGCCGGCGGGGTGGCTGTTTCACGTGAAACAGTCACCGCACCGGTCACCGTTTCACGTGAAACCAAGGACGAGCCGCCCAGTCGCGGCACGCCCACCCGGCCCGCAGGGCGCCCCCGGGGATCCTCCGGCCCGGGCCGGCAGTCGCCGAGCGGCCGCTCGTCCCGCGCGCGGCGCTGGCCCCGGATCCTGCTCGGTACCGCCGCAGCCGCGGCGGTCCTCAGCTTCGGTGGCCTGCTCCTCCAGAACGCCGCTGTCGACGGCACGCAGGCAAGCACCCCTCACCGGGATGCGAGCACCGAGAAGAGCACCGCTGCCGCAGGCGAGCTGACCGCCGCCAGCCTTGGCTCACACGTCCACCATCTGCTCGCGTCCAAGGGCTCACACAAGACCCCGGACCTCGGCGCCCGAAGCTCCCCCGACAGCCCGCTGCGCGGCACTGCCGACACCGTTCCGTCGTGTGTACGCCAGGGCATCGGGCGTACGGAGGCCCCACTCGCCTCCAACCACACCCGCTATCAGGGCAAGGACGCCTACCTCGTGGTGCTGCCGGACCCGAGTGACCCTAAGCGTGTCTCCGCGTATGTCATCGCGTCCTCATGTGTCTCCGCCACTCCACCCGCTCCCGGGAAGGTCCTGCTGACGCACTCGTACCAGCGAGACTGAGCGACGAGACGTGCGCTGTGACACTCCGGGAATGCTCGCCCCGTAGGATCCGTTGGGTGGGGTGAGAGGTTCCGAGAGCCCCAGCAAGCAGTCGGCAGAGACAAGGAAGACACCCGTGAGCGACGTCCGCAACGTGATCATCATCGGCTCCGGGCCCGCGGGCTACACCGCAGCGCTCTACACCGCCCGCGCGTCCCTGAAGCCGCTGGTCTTCGAAGGTGCTGTCACCGCCGGAGGCGCGCTGATGAACACCACCGACGTGGAGAACTTTC belongs to Streptomyces sp. NBC_01454 and includes:
- a CDS encoding zf-HC2 domain-containing protein — encoded protein: MTSTTGTGEHPTGEHPEVCEISELTDGLLSPTRTAELRHHLAACALCEDVHSSLEEIRALLGTLPGPVRMPADVAGRIDAALAAEALLDAIAPAGGVAVSRETVTAPVTVSRETKDEPPSRGTPTRPAGRPRGSSGPGRQSPSGRSSRARRWPRILLGTAAAAAVLSFGGLLLQNAAVDGTQASTPHRDASTEKSTAAAGELTAASLGSHVHHLLASKGSHKTPDLGARSSPDSPLRGTADTVPSCVRQGIGRTEAPLASNHTRYQGKDAYLVVLPDPSDPKRVSAYVIASSCVSATPPAPGKVLLTHSYQRD